One Dysidea avara chromosome 7, odDysAvar1.4, whole genome shotgun sequence genomic region harbors:
- the LOC136261020 gene encoding fibronectin type 3 and ankyrin repeat domains protein 1-like isoform X2, producing the protein MTDSETSLPKREPTKEEKITTAARTGDISVLQQLFTSGVNVTGDLDEDGRTGLHVAASNGHYNVASALLNWGAKVDAVWKVVKSTPLHLAAGSNHTDVTALLVDHGANVNMKDVDGRTPLVYAVLNSHSSTVYYFIREVGMDPTQCDQICI; encoded by the exons GAGGAGAAGATAACGACAGCAGCTCGTACTGGTGATATTAGTGTTCTTCAACAGTTGTTCACCAGTGGGGTGAATGTCACTGGTGATCTTGATGAG GATGGGAGGACTGGACTACATGTAGCAGCTAGTAATGGTCACTACAATGTGGCCTCAGCTCTCCTCAATTGGGGAGCTAAGGTGGATGCTGTCTGGAAA GTGGTCAAATCTACACCACTACATTTGGCTGCTGGTAGTAACCATACTGATGTGACAGCCCTACTGGTGGATCATGGGGCTAATGTTAATATGAAGGATGTG GATGGGAGAACTCCACTGGTATATGCTGTGCTCAACTCACATAGTTCCACAGTGTATTACTTCATCAGAGAAGTGGGGATGGACCCCACACAGTGTGATCAG atttGTATTTGA
- the LOC136261020 gene encoding fibronectin type 3 and ankyrin repeat domains protein 1-like isoform X1, with protein MTDSETSLPKREPTKEEKITTAARTGDISVLQQLFTSGVNVTGDLDEDGRTGLHVAASNGHYNVASALLNWGAKVDAVWKVVKSTPLHLAAGSNHTDVTALLVDHGANVNMKDVDGRTPLVYAVLNSHSSTVYYFIREVGMDPTQCDQRCQQRIQQLLEEEEEESRKKNNEDQLTGSHDRQQSMI; from the exons GAGGAGAAGATAACGACAGCAGCTCGTACTGGTGATATTAGTGTTCTTCAACAGTTGTTCACCAGTGGGGTGAATGTCACTGGTGATCTTGATGAG GATGGGAGGACTGGACTACATGTAGCAGCTAGTAATGGTCACTACAATGTGGCCTCAGCTCTCCTCAATTGGGGAGCTAAGGTGGATGCTGTCTGGAAA GTGGTCAAATCTACACCACTACATTTGGCTGCTGGTAGTAACCATACTGATGTGACAGCCCTACTGGTGGATCATGGGGCTAATGTTAATATGAAGGATGTG GATGGGAGAACTCCACTGGTATATGCTGTGCTCAACTCACATAGTTCCACAGTGTATTACTTCATCAGAGAAGTGGGGATGGACCCCACACAGTGTGATCAG AGGTGCCAACAGAGGATCCAACAACTCctagaggaggaggaggaggagtcCAGGAAGAAGAACAATGAAGATCAACtaactggatcacatgatcgaCAACAAAGTATGATCTAA
- the LOC136261022 gene encoding vesicle transport protein GOT1B-like → MLDLTDMQKIGVGLTGFGAVFIFLGVMLFFDRGLLAMGNILFVAGIGFIIGMARTYSFFFQRHKLKGTGFFFAGITIVLIGWPFIGMLVESYGFFLLFRGIFPHAISFLRRAPVLGLILNLPGISRLMDALSNDSNSIV, encoded by the exons ATGTTGGACTTGACAGATATGCAAA AAATAGGGGTGGGGCTGACAGGATTTGGAGCAGTGTTCATATTTCTAGGAGTGATGCTGTTCTTTGATCGAGGATTACTTGCCATGGGAAAT ATTTTATTTGTTGCTGGAATTGGTTTCATCATCGGTATGGCACGGACTTACAGTTTCTTTTTCCAACGTCACAAGCTAAAAGGAACTGGTTTCTTCTTTGCTGGTATTACCATAGTTCTCATAGGGTGGCCATTTATTGGAATGCTGGTTGAATCCTAtggattttttttgttatttaG GGGAATATTCCCTCATGCTATAAGTTTCCTACGGAGAGCACCAGTGCTTGGACTGATATTAAACCTACCTGGAATTAGTAGA TTGATGGATGCTCTATCAAATGACTCCAACTCCATAGTATAG